Genomic segment of Salvelinus alpinus chromosome 23, SLU_Salpinus.1, whole genome shotgun sequence:
TACCTCATCAGATCATTAAACTTGTCCGAATTATATACTATATGACTAGAGAAGTCCTTTGTGTTCAAATGTTAGGAAATTAAAAGTGCCGGATGTagttttctgtctgtctcactggaACAAACCTAATATGTAAAGTACACCTACTGTGGTAGTGAATGGATGAATGTTAATCTTCGAAGTGTGATTGTCTCTTCCCTGTGCCTCTGTCAACCACTTGTATGACCTAATCTGAATAGAAATCTAATGGCATTTTATTTGATGGGGATATTATATATTGGTCTTTTCCACACTATTGCTCTGAAACACCACTGTATGGCGATGTGAAAGACAATGCAACCTTAGCATCAATGATTCATACTTGGAGATGATTTTCATTACATGAAGCTTACGATTTTACTCACCCCTTCAAAATGTAATCCATACAGGTTTCCCTtctggtaaaaaatatatatattttcactcACACTGGGCTTTGAACCTTTTCACACCACGTTACAAATTAATTTCCTTCTGCCTATAAATATAAAGCTCTACTTGTTTTCCTCATGTGTGTTGCATTATTTATAGCAGTAAAAGGGGAGGAAAATCTAAGCCATAGAATGTGGAACACACAGGCTCACATAATACTCCTTTAGAATTCCCTAGAGATACTCACCGATTCTCAAGATTCTGCAGTGTACAGGGAGGTCATGTTTTCTGCTAGCCTTATAAGGGAACAAGGGCTACACAAGTGAACATAGTAAATGAAGAAAGGTTAAGTGCAGCACAAGCTCTGCAAGCTTATCTGACTATGATATGAAGTTGTGCAAAACAAACTGAGCCTGAATAACTCTTCCCTAAATAACATGGAGATTAAATGGAAAACAGAAGATAATTAACTTTATTTAATCAGTCCATTCAGAATCAGATCAGTCATGGAAGACCGTATCAGTCATTTCTTACAGGAAATATAACAAATAATGTGTTAATCAAAACAATATGCCCAATGCCAACGCCCTAGATTGGAGTTAATATTTTCTGTGATTTAGAGAAAATAAACACATGAGATGATTCAATCTCTTATTAATCCAAATTTATTTACAAAGCAAACAAATATGAACTGAAGataattataatatatataaaaatgttaACACTTTAATCCCATGTCCAGTTGCAggtagtcagtcagccaggagagATATTCAACCACCACTGCAAGACAAAATTATATGAATTAATTGCAAAGTAATTCATATAAAAAGCAATCTCCATTGAGGAACACTGCCATCTATCATCATTGTGCAGTGGTTGATTAACAGTAATACTAGGCTATTTTCGATTAAtacccaatttgtaagtcgctctggataagagcgtctgctaaatgacttaaatgtaaatgtaaatacttaCACAATGATGTTGTTGATTGGGATGTGGATGAGTTTGACGAAGAAACCAATGAAGCCCATGATAGCAAAACCTATCGCTGTGGCCATGGCAATCTTTGAGAATTCTGAAATTAGAAAGAACAAAGTTTAATCAAACAAAGTTTAATCCAATTTTGCATGGCCAAATTCAGATAGCTGCTACATTACAAAGTTAGGTCAACCAGATGCTAACAAatcattaaataaatacaataaatgtACAATATTGTTATTGTAAACAATATATGAATTTAGACAGTCAACTGATTAATAAAGCAGAAAAGAAAGAGTGATAATGATCTATAATACAGAGAAATATATGCAGTTCAATGCATCTATACTGACACATCGTGCTAGTGAGAGGCTTGTGAGAATACCTCAAAGGTAACTACATTTCATTTCCTGTACAAGGGTACAGTGTTTGAGTAAGATATCAGCCCTTCACAACAGCCAATCATGGAGGGGTCAATTCAATATAAGGATATCTATAATATAGGATAGATTACCTTTTCTGTCTGGCTTGGTACACCTCTTCACAAGCCTTATCGAGTCCTTCACAAACTGCCGACTGGGCTCCACAAATTGCATTACCTGGTCCATGTTGAAAAGGTTTTTGTCCTACTGGGGGAACAATAAATAGAATGTATAAATTAATGTTTACTTAGCAGCCTATAtacatataatacagtatacgtttttaaaaatgtgttttaGGTAGCCTATTACACCAGTGTAACCCTCCAGTCCCCTAAACTTCAGGCTTGGGTAAATGTTTCAAAACACTGTTTTGTAACAATGTTTAACATTTCGTGAAGACAATGTAATACTCATGTTACATTGTAGCTGATAGTGCTACTCTGCCAATTAAAGTTACATAACATTGTAACGACTGTTCTTAATACAAGGTAAATATATTACAATGCGCGACTTGATGCAACTTTAAAATAACACTAACAGAACAAAAATACATCCGTAAATGAATCTGATAGGGCAATTCTAGTTGACTTACCGGAGTTTTCTGAATACTTATTTTTGTGACTGCTCTGTGTAAAGACACGTATGTTCTAACTCGAAAGCTGACGTCGACTTCGTGTAAATGCGCATGCGCAAAAAATTTACCCGGATGGGATTAGGAAGGATGACGCGTCTTCTTGACGCACAGGAAATATGGCGCCAAGTAAACAGTTTTTGGTTGTCACTAGttgccacagccacaaagtctacattggctatatcgtaacaaaaatattctaaaaacaaaacGTAGCCTTTTGGTCTTAAGGTTAGGAGTAGGCATAAGGTTTAAAtcggatttaaaaaataaattgtttaaatagtcggggtttatgactttgtggttgTGGTAACTTGCGACAACCAATTGTTTTGGTATAAACCTTCGTCTCTTGACTGGGCTACAAAACAGTACTTATTATGAATAAACTAACGTTAATGCCTAGGAATGGTTAGGCTACATGCTCCCCTGATAATCTCAAAATGGAGTCGGTTGCTAGTGAATGCTCAGTAATCGAACCTGACGAGAGTGAGGATGATTAAGCCTATTGTACCTGCTGCGACAGGTGTGGTGAAGTCTCCCGAGCCTCACCAACCGAGATGATTCTGCCCCAGTGGGAGAAAGGATCGATTTTTTGGGAGAAATTGGATCCCTGCTTTTTGGCCACCAATATGTGTTTACCAAGCCGGGTGAGGGAGATTGATCTTCCGCACTAATACGCATGCGCTCACAGATAACCCGGATGCAATCTCTGCCACAATAATAGCAAGCGAAGGGTGTGGTTTAAAATTGCCCCACCAGTGCCCGTGATAATGTCGAATGTCTTAATGATGTAGCCTACATCTGTGAACATAATGCTCAAAAAGAAGAAAGGACATTATTAACCGTTTAAAAACAATACTTTTATTGTGGTAAGCAGTTTGTGTGAATACAATTAAAATCCCCTCCTGTCCAGATAggattttttttaatcaacatAACATATTTTTTAAAGGTCCGCCCTCATGCAGACACAGTTAAATCAAATATAGATCCACTTATTTATTTCCCCATAATGTATGGAAATCCATTTCTAGACGCAATCATTCAAGCATAAGCATTGAAGCAGTACGTGATTGATTgcagtcactcactcactacaTAGAAGCAAGGTACTGCAGATGGCTGTCTTATTTTACAACAGTGGCAGCAGTTTCAGAAAACCCCTTATTCAAGACCTTGAGTCATTGTTTCTATACATGTCCAGTACAAAAGGTTCTGTATacacagtgcttgacttgggccaGAGCCGGAATAATGCAAGGGCTTACCGGGGTTGAAGCCCCTGGATCCAGGCCGGTGGGGGGCACAGGAGGCagcaaaaaaaaagtttttaaaaaagtttttaaaaacataataatatatacagtatatggtagGGTGCCAATGTGGGTAACTGGGGGGGCATGCCTTGATTGGGTAATTGGTTAATACAAAATATGATTCAAATAAAtgcataataaataaatgtgactgatatgtattttttttgtattttttttatctaaCCACAGGAGCCagctctcaatgttcaaaatacaccaaagagcataatttagccacagaggatcaatagtttaaaaaaaaaaaacggttgATTACATTTTATCACAAGTGCATACAGGTAAATGCCAAAAtataggaaacaccaacataaagtgtcttaaaagTGAGCTGCCAAATCAGCTTAAATGCCCGGAGCTGTCCGGGCCGCTGAACCTGCATCCACATTTTTTGGGAAGTGGGTACCAGCTCCTCTATAAAACATAGTGGTCTATCACTGGCCCAGATTCACACACAGCATCAAAAAAAGGTTGATCAAAGTGGGATCTGCATTGAATAGCAATGGAGcaatggaggctggtgggaggagctataggagataGCATCTCATTGTAATAGCTGGAATGAATtgtatggaatggtatcaaacatatgaaAACCACATGtgcgttccattaattccatttcagccattacaatgagcccatcctcccatTGCTCCTCCCACTAGCCTCCACTGTAATGGAGTGGGTATTCATATCCTGATTCCGCTTTGTTCAAGTTTATTTGCCACTATTCTGTGAATCCAGCATGCCAGCCTAGTTCACATTACATAAGCACTCTGTTAATTAAGTTGCACTGGATGTCATGTATTTCAATGGAGACGTCCACAACAGCGTGGAAATACAACGCCACCCTGTGGTTGAAGGCTCCATAGCGAGACGAACTGGGCATAataaagccaatttatgcttgatccaaaaatgtggtcggaggcttcgtatggagggtgtgacgcaattgctgAGCCTCCGGAGGCATGCAAAGGCCAAATCAAGCTCCATAATACATTGCAGTGTTTTTTTGTAAAAGGCTTTGCAGCCATGATCAGAATTAGGCCTACCCTTCAGCGTGTTTCTGTGTGCTTTGTATCATCTGCGTGTATGCCAGTGAGAGTGGGGTGTTGCCCGAGAAGAGagaccaaccaaatcatgagaaaacaaaacgagaattacttgacacattggaaagaattaacaaaaactcagagcaaactagaatgctatttggccctaaacagagagtacagagtggcagaatgcctgaccactgtgactgacccaaatttaaggaaagctttgactatgtacagactcaacgagccttgctattgagaaagctacgtgcacactgcccacaaaattaggtggaaactgagatgcccttcctaacctcctgccaaatgtatgaccatattagagacacatatttccctcagattacacagacccacaaagaattcaaatacaaacacaattttgataaactcccatatctactgggtgaaataccagtgtgccatcacagcagcaagatttgtgacctgttgccacaagaaaatggcaaccagtgaagaacaaaatacaacccatatttatgtttatttattttcccttttgtacttgaactatttgtacatcattacaacaccgTATATAGAcctaatatgacatttgaaatgtctttattaatttggaacttctgtgagtgtaatgtttactgtaaattgttattgtttatttcacttttgtttattatctacttcacttgctttggcaatgtcaacatatgtttcccatgctaataaagcccttaaattgaattgaattgagagaaagagacattTCAGCATCAGGTAACCTATAAAACAAACTCAACTGGCGGACCGTGGTCCGGGTCCGGACCCAGAGAAGGGTCAATCCGGACCAGACAACATTGCATTTTGTTATATAGAAGTACATTATTTTTAGACAGCTTAAAAAAAAACAACCGGGCGCAGAGGTCTAATTTAGCCATCCgatttaactcagcaacctctctttctcactctttctctctactaGTGCCCCGTCTAATCCAATCGCATGGTTATATGCAAATATCAGAGGCCGCGTCTTACCCAATCACATCAATACAAATATCCTCTGCGGAACCTTGGGACAAGCAGGCAGTAAGAAACAGAAAGATTTGACCGCGGTTCAACTGTTAATATCAGACATAGAAGGCGCTTAGTTACCAATATCtttgttaaaaaataaaaaagttaacTCTGAAAACCGTATATTCAAAGACGAGTGGACGGAACAGTATTTATTCATTCTCTCCACAACTACCACAAAACCAATGTGCCTGATATGCCGTGAGATTGTAGCTCTTTTGAAAAGTGCCAATGTTAAGCGCCTTTATGACACCAGGCATATTATATTCGATCAGATGTATCCCCTGAACACGGAGGTGTTAACAAACAAGACTAACCAACTCAAATCCCAATATGAGAGGTCCACCAAAGTCCTTGCCAATTCCCTGACAGCCCAACAACGTGCAATGGAGTGTTCACTGAGGTTAGCTTGGGTTTTgggaaaacacacaaaaacattttCAGATGCTGAGATGGTAAAATTACGCATGTGTGGAGTTGCTGACAACTTCATTGAAGGTAAACAAAGAGATGAGGTAAGGGAAAGATCAAACAGATCCCACTGTCAGATTCCACAGCAATGAGGAGAACTGAAATATTGGCTGAAGATTTAACTTCACAATTGATGCGGCCATTCAGAATCCACCATGCATTTCATTAGCTGTGAATGAATCAACAGATAGCACTGATAATGCCCAGCTTCTGCTGTTTGTCAGATTTTATAATGAAACAAAGAAGGAGTTCTGTGAGGAGCTGTTGGGCTTAACACATCTAGAAGCACACACACGGGGAGAGGATATCCATGAGGCCATCAAAGGGATGCTGACAAAAAGGGGGAGAGATCTGAAGTCAGTGGTCTCCATCACCACAGGTGGAGCTCAGATGGAGCTCCAGCCATGACAGGAAGAGGGAGGGGACTGGTTGCACATTTTAAAGATGACCCCCCTGACCTGACATTATATCACTGCATCATCCATCAATCTGTCCTGTATGCCAGTGTGGGAAAATAGTATTCTGCGGTCATGACAACGATGATGAAACTGATCAACTTTTTGAGAGCAACATCATCCCTACAACATCGCCTGCTACGAGGCATTCTGACAGAGGCCAATGCCAGTTTTGATGACTTACTACTAGCAACAATATAAGATGGCTCAGCAAAGGCAGGGTTTTGAAACGCTTATGGGCCATTTAGGAGGAAATCAAAACTTTCTTATCAGAGCAAAAGAGGCAACTCAGTTATCTGACCTTTTTTGAAGATGAGGAGAAGATGGAAACAGTTGCATTTCAGACAGAGATTACATCACATCTTAATCAACTGAATGTTAAGCTGCAGGGATGGTTAAACACAGTGTGATATAATAAGAGCAGTCCAGGCTTTCCAGAATAAATTGGAGCTTTTCAAGAATGATCTCCAGGGAGAACTTGTCCATTTCCCCAATCTTCTGGTGCAAAAGCAGGGAGATAAAGATGTTCCCAACCATGTAGATTTCATCCAGAAGCTGATTGATAACTTTCAACTTCGCTTTGATGACTTCACTGTTGGAAGAGAACTGCTGCTGCTTTTTAGTACATTTTTCTATTTATTCTGAtttatcagggggtgctgcagcacccacagcactacttcccgcggctatgctgGGTGAGATGGTTTAATTAAAAAGGCATTAATCACAACGCTGTTGGTTGGAGCAACCATAAACCCTTTATTGCTCATTTACCTTGCATCACAGAAGCTGGGCATTATCAGTGTTATCTGTTGATTTATCCACAGCTAATGAAATGCATGTGACAAATGTGCCAAAGTTGTCAGAAGAAGAAAAACAGATCTTCAGATGGGTAGATGTTACATCACAGAAATGGAGTTGATAGAGTTGCAAGAAAATGTGACTTTGAATGTGCAGGCTGGTGATTGTGACCCTGTTATTTTCTGGGGAAAGATGGTGCCTGCAGCTAAtgtccctgtgctcaagaaaCTGGCACTATACATCCTGACCATTTGGCTCCACATACAGCTGTGAATCAGCCTTCTCCACAATGAACTTCATTAAAAACAAATACTGTACCAGGCTCACCAATGAACACCTGCACCAGTGTCTCAGAGTGGCTCTCACACCATTTGTGCCAAAGTTCAATGCATTGGCAGAAGACAGAATGTGTAATTTCTCTCATTGATGCAATGGCAAGGCCCAGAGTGACTTATACAAGAATATTGCATGGCCCACAGTGGTATTCTGTTCATTCAGATTATGTTTGTTAAACCCTCCTTTGTTCTCCAGAAAACATGCACtttgttataataataataatacaaaaagtcCATTCAAGGCCTATGTACAATGGTTCAGAGTGCACTTTTTGCATAGACAATTATGCAACCACTTTTGTTCTTCAGCAATGGTGATGCAATGTTAAACATTTAAATTCGAAAGAAGTTGTAATTAATTCAAGTTATTAGTctcatttaatttattttatgtatttaatGCACATTTTATATAATGTCATGTTTCCTAAGTCTGAGACAACTATGTTTGTTACTACGCCATACCACAGTGCTGATAAAGGACGATATCCCTccggacctttgccacctaggatAGTTGTGTCActggaccttctcaaatagtagtTGAGCACCCCTGCTATAAA
This window contains:
- the LOC139550726 gene encoding protein transport protein Sec61 subunit gamma-like isoform X1, producing the protein MDQVMQFVEPSRQFVKDSIRLVKRCTKPDRKEFSKIAMATAIGFAIMGFIGFFVKLIHIPINNIIVGG
- the LOC139550726 gene encoding protein transport protein Sec61 subunit gamma-like isoform X2 — translated: MDQVMQFVEPSRQFVKDSIRLVKRCTKPDRKEFSKIAMATAIGFAIMGFIGFFVKLIHIPINNIIV